A single genomic interval of Chryseobacterium paludis harbors:
- a CDS encoding TonB-dependent receptor, producing MNRRIQILSILFLGVSQIAFSQIKEEKLILNKKREPEVKKIEKKKTSIETIKNYPPEEKSQNPVQYKITDVPAVSDFKTSTIQGQDVTPKFEGTAQNNYLQFGMGNFGKILGDANISKTLNNKLEVGADVHFLSTLGLKKEYAWDSKQSSASIGAFLNSYGEKGKFNLNAQYGLDNNKYYGIYALEPAADIDLDQRVNQFKVNGYYDFYSNEILNDVRVKSSFLKDHFDAQENQASVLVNLSKHAVELSKNGILMNADLGVGLETVKTDFDIRDKNSSNFFNATLDPKVTFAKGESYLMVGSSFAFLNAKNSNTMMEQVKNNKSYWFPKAEFQVAAAKEFKFYGGVDGGLKLNTYSDLLQQNPFILSDQMLKPTETKYHFYAGLRGDIDETIKYDFSAGFGKMRDILFFKANDLFNNDYTLNRSAYNFANTFSAIYDDGNVSDIKGSIQYFPLANLVLDGEFHFTKYNLKNFDNIYNVPLFNASIGAKYSMLDKKLLLGFKGIFASDRTTNSYSIEGVANPAMVYQSTENTNDKVGGYADLNLSAEYKFHKNFSIFATGNNLLNSNYQTYKGYKVLGAQILGGVKITF from the coding sequence ATGAACAGAAGAATTCAAATATTATCCATATTATTTTTAGGGGTTTCGCAGATTGCGTTTTCCCAGATCAAAGAAGAGAAACTGATTCTTAATAAAAAAAGAGAACCGGAAGTTAAAAAGATCGAAAAGAAAAAAACTTCTATTGAAACGATTAAGAATTACCCGCCTGAAGAGAAATCTCAGAATCCTGTACAATATAAAATTACGGATGTTCCAGCGGTTTCAGACTTCAAAACTTCGACTATTCAGGGACAGGATGTAACTCCAAAATTTGAGGGAACAGCTCAAAACAACTATCTCCAATTTGGAATGGGGAATTTTGGAAAAATTCTTGGTGATGCCAATATTTCTAAAACACTTAATAATAAACTGGAAGTAGGAGCAGACGTTCATTTTCTCTCGACTTTAGGTTTGAAAAAAGAATATGCCTGGGATTCTAAACAGAGCTCGGCATCTATTGGAGCTTTTTTAAATTCTTATGGTGAAAAAGGGAAATTCAATTTGAATGCTCAATATGGATTGGATAATAATAAATATTATGGGATCTACGCATTAGAACCTGCTGCGGATATTGATTTGGACCAAAGGGTGAATCAGTTTAAAGTGAATGGATACTATGATTTTTATTCTAATGAGATCTTAAACGATGTACGGGTGAAATCATCATTTTTAAAAGACCATTTTGATGCGCAGGAAAATCAGGCATCCGTTTTGGTTAATTTATCAAAACATGCAGTAGAACTGTCTAAAAATGGGATTCTGATGAATGCTGATTTAGGAGTAGGATTAGAAACCGTAAAAACAGATTTTGACATCAGAGATAAAAACTCATCCAACTTTTTCAATGCTACTTTAGATCCGAAAGTTACATTTGCTAAAGGAGAATCTTATTTGATGGTAGGTTCTTCATTTGCATTTTTGAATGCTAAAAATTCAAATACTATGATGGAGCAGGTGAAAAATAATAAAAGCTATTGGTTTCCAAAAGCTGAATTTCAGGTTGCTGCTGCTAAAGAATTTAAATTCTACGGTGGGGTAGATGGAGGTTTAAAGCTGAATACTTATAGTGATCTTTTACAGCAGAATCCTTTTATCCTTTCTGATCAGATGCTGAAGCCAACGGAAACAAAATATCATTTCTATGCAGGTTTAAGAGGAGATATTGATGAAACAATTAAATATGATTTCTCTGCTGGTTTCGGGAAAATGAGAGATATTCTTTTCTTTAAAGCAAATGATTTATTCAACAACGATTATACATTGAACCGTTCTGCTTATAATTTCGCAAATACATTTTCTGCAATTTATGATGATGGTAATGTAAGTGATATCAAAGGAAGTATTCAGTATTTTCCTTTAGCTAATCTTGTTTTAGACGGTGAATTTCATTTCACAAAATATAATTTGAAGAACTTCGATAACATTTATAACGTTCCATTATTCAATGCGAGTATCGGAGCTAAGTATAGCATGTTGGATAAAAAATTATTGTTAGGATTCAAAGGAATCTTTGCAAGTGACAGAACAACAAACTCTTACTCAATTGAAGGAGTAGCCAATCCGGCAATGGTATACCAGTCTACGGAGAATACCAATGATAAAGTTGGTGGTTATGCTGATTTAAATCTTTCCGCAGAGTATAAATTTCACAAAAATTTCAGTATTTTCGCAACCGGAAATAATCTTCTGAACTCAAACTATCAAACCTATAAAGGATATAAAGTGTTGGGAGCTCAAATTTTGGGTGGTGTGAAGATTACCTTCTAG
- a CDS encoding type 1 glutamine amidotransferase domain-containing protein — MNQQKNIIRKQPKHTFPKKKVLCLVSNAAQLHGMEVGFFAEEMTRPFFDFINAGYDVDVASPNGGKVVFDGHSNPENPKGAYPNDLISIGFVHHSTFGQWMENTLPIADINIADYDAVCVSGGGAPLINFKDDLKLHQLIADFYEAGKITCLICHGTSLLLWTKLSDGKLLADGKTWTGFADSEENMINEMFGMTVNDYTIETEARKNPNTNFEVAGALEPFAIRDGRLITAQQQHSSFLASQLVIEALSE; from the coding sequence ATGAACCAACAAAAGAATATTATTAGAAAACAGCCCAAGCATACTTTCCCTAAGAAAAAGGTTTTGTGTTTGGTTTCCAATGCAGCACAACTCCACGGAATGGAAGTTGGATTTTTTGCCGAAGAAATGACACGACCATTTTTTGATTTTATCAATGCAGGTTATGATGTAGATGTGGCTTCTCCCAATGGTGGTAAAGTAGTGTTTGATGGACACAGCAATCCCGAAAACCCTAAAGGTGCTTATCCAAACGATTTGATAAGTATTGGTTTTGTACATCACTCAACATTTGGTCAATGGATGGAAAATACCCTTCCTATTGCAGATATCAATATAGCCGATTATGATGCCGTTTGTGTATCGGGTGGTGGAGCGCCATTAATTAATTTCAAAGATGATCTTAAGCTGCATCAACTGATTGCCGATTTTTATGAAGCTGGAAAAATTACCTGTTTAATTTGCCACGGAACATCTTTGCTTTTATGGACAAAATTAAGTGATGGAAAACTCCTGGCAGATGGAAAAACCTGGACTGGGTTTGCAGATAGTGAAGAAAATATGATTAACGAAATGTTTGGAATGACGGTAAATGATTACACCATTGAAACAGAAGCTAGAAAAAACCCAAACACCAACTTTGAAGTTGCCGGAGCATTGGAACCATTTGCCATTAGAGATGGTAGGTTGATTACTGCCCAACAACAACACAGTAGCTTTCTGGCATCTCAATTAGTTATTGAGGCTTTATCAGAATAA
- a CDS encoding POTRA domain-containing protein — protein MTRSIVILIMLISGFSFLNAQEKKDSLYYKIEEFSDQRKVTKFIHRLIFRREADSASVKSRTEKMLQETYNKKYIRKIRVETIDPFGYGSKDNKEKLKWYDWLIDHLHSNTKTSTVNNYLLFKEGEEYNAQKLYESERLLRTMPFINRVNISVSDSTSSKDSIDVVVKVLDSWSLKPRVSYSGSKIGLGVTEENVLGLGHTLDFLYRNDSKEKQNYLLGSYTAYNLFGSYINAQVLGERDFFRNERINFNVRRDFFSPLTRWAGGFTFEYFMRNVLLPIETDTTYPEVQIKVFSQDLWGGYQIPISSDPSEKVSSNISVVGRFQNYQYKDSPESDQYKYFSSYNSFLMSIGFIHRNFSVQKNIFQYDLPEDIAYGNSVNFTAGGLSRSNDVKPYVGISGSYGQFTKLGYFNLKAEFGRFFNEDDQNRESFRLDGTYFTHLMDWKFAKVRHFFSPTLALGNPQHNYTYKDRINLSSADEFPVYNSDYIGTKKLVLRYQLQLFINKTWKNFHFSPYLTAAVGWLGMPDDKLLKTNANTKIGIGVLINNPFLVFNRIQISFTYYPRVPFDNNSVFDFNSNRNNLLPINNFGTDIPHFVNFGN, from the coding sequence ATGACTAGATCGATTGTAATTTTAATTATGCTTATAAGTGGTTTTTCCTTTTTAAATGCACAGGAAAAAAAAGATTCTCTTTATTATAAAATAGAAGAATTTTCAGATCAAAGAAAAGTTACCAAATTCATTCATCGTTTGATATTTCGTAGGGAAGCGGATTCAGCTTCTGTTAAATCCAGGACCGAAAAGATGCTTCAGGAGACTTACAATAAAAAATATATCAGAAAAATCCGGGTAGAGACCATCGATCCTTTTGGATATGGCTCTAAAGATAATAAAGAAAAACTCAAATGGTACGATTGGCTGATTGATCATCTTCATTCTAACACAAAAACTTCTACAGTTAATAATTATTTGCTTTTTAAGGAAGGTGAAGAATATAATGCTCAGAAACTCTACGAATCTGAACGTTTGCTGAGAACAATGCCTTTTATAAACAGAGTTAATATCAGTGTTTCTGATAGTACCTCCAGCAAAGATTCTATTGATGTTGTTGTAAAAGTTCTCGATTCCTGGAGCCTAAAACCGAGAGTCAGCTATTCAGGAAGTAAAATAGGTTTGGGGGTTACCGAAGAAAATGTATTGGGATTAGGCCATACCCTGGATTTTCTTTATAGAAATGATTCCAAGGAAAAACAAAACTATCTTTTGGGAAGCTATACAGCATATAATCTTTTTGGTTCTTATATCAATGCCCAGGTTCTGGGGGAACGTGATTTTTTTAGAAATGAGAGGATCAATTTCAATGTCAGAAGAGATTTTTTCTCACCTCTGACAAGATGGGCAGGTGGTTTTACTTTTGAATATTTTATGCGAAATGTTCTGCTTCCTATAGAAACTGATACGACTTATCCGGAAGTTCAGATCAAAGTGTTCAGTCAGGACTTATGGGGTGGTTATCAAATCCCTATTTCATCTGACCCAAGTGAAAAAGTCTCCAGCAATATTTCAGTGGTTGGGAGATTTCAAAATTATCAATACAAAGACAGTCCTGAAAGTGATCAGTATAAGTATTTTAGCTCATACAACAGTTTTCTCATGTCTATCGGATTTATTCACAGGAATTTTTCGGTTCAGAAGAATATTTTTCAATATGATCTGCCAGAGGATATTGCTTATGGTAATTCGGTAAATTTTACTGCAGGAGGTTTATCAAGAAGTAATGATGTTAAACCCTATGTGGGAATTTCAGGATCTTATGGTCAATTTACAAAGTTGGGTTATTTCAATTTGAAAGCTGAGTTTGGAAGATTTTTTAATGAAGATGACCAAAATCGCGAATCTTTCCGATTGGATGGAACTTATTTTACCCATCTTATGGATTGGAAATTTGCTAAAGTAAGACATTTCTTTTCTCCGACTCTGGCATTGGGAAATCCACAACACAATTATACTTATAAAGACAGAATTAATCTTTCTTCTGCAGATGAATTTCCTGTTTATAATTCAGATTATATAGGAACTAAAAAATTGGTTTTAAGATATCAACTTCAACTGTTTATTAATAAAACGTGGAAGAACTTTCATTTCAGTCCGTATTTAACTGCAGCAGTCGGTTGGTTAGGGATGCCTGATGATAAACTCCTGAAAACAAATGCAAACACAAAAATAGGAATTGGTGTCTTAATTAATAATCCATTTCTCGTTTTCAATAGGATCCAGATTTCTTTTACCTATTATCCCCGTGTTCCTTTCGATAATAATTCGGTTTTTGATTTTAATAGTAATAGAAACAACCTTCTGCCAATCAACAATTTTGGAACAGACATTCCTCATTTTGTGAATTTTGGAAATTGA
- a CDS encoding SDR family oxidoreductase, whose amino-acid sequence MKDLTSTSYPTATSTGARRFVGKVAIVVGASANVGRALTELLAQEGAKIVVHYNSDSKREQAEEVASVVRGYGGEAIVFQADLTRPEQATQLFDAALAEFGQVDILINTAGKIIRKPLAEFTETEFDDLFNVNAKAAFFLLKEASQKMANHGRVLSFVTTMVAAFAPTYAGYAGSKAPLEHFSKSLAKEIGNRGITVNCIAPGPLDTSFFYPAESDENIAWLKSMSIDGGIGNVQDVTGLALYLVSPEARWITGTTNYINGGIVSTIN is encoded by the coding sequence ATGAAAGATTTAACTTCAACAAGTTATCCAACTGCAACGAGCACTGGAGCCCGCCGTTTTGTTGGCAAGGTTGCAATTGTGGTGGGGGCATCAGCTAATGTTGGTAGAGCACTGACCGAATTATTGGCACAAGAAGGGGCTAAGATTGTTGTTCATTATAATAGTGATTCAAAGCGAGAACAAGCCGAGGAGGTCGCATCTGTTGTACGTGGATACGGCGGTGAAGCTATTGTATTTCAGGCTGATTTAACACGTCCGGAACAAGCCACACAACTTTTTGATGCAGCGCTTGCCGAATTTGGACAGGTTGATATTCTTATCAATACAGCTGGAAAAATAATACGTAAGCCGTTAGCTGAATTTACAGAGACTGAGTTCGATGATCTCTTCAATGTTAATGCAAAAGCAGCATTTTTTCTATTGAAAGAAGCCTCACAAAAGATGGCTAATCATGGACGAGTTTTAAGTTTCGTAACAACAATGGTAGCTGCTTTCGCGCCTACGTATGCTGGATATGCAGGAAGTAAAGCTCCATTAGAGCATTTTTCGAAATCGCTTGCCAAAGAAATAGGGAACCGTGGGATAACAGTCAATTGTATTGCGCCAGGGCCACTTGATACTTCGTTTTTTTATCCTGCAGAATCAGATGAAAACATTGCATGGCTTAAATCTATGTCTATTGACGGGGGCATTGGCAACGTCCAAGATGTTACAGGTTTGGCACTCTATCTTGTATCTCCTGAAGCGCGCTGGATTACAGGTACAACAAATTACATCAATGGAGGAATTGTTTCCACTATCAATTAA
- a CDS encoding aldehyde dehydrogenase family protein yields the protein MNTYQSLFDKQKEFFYTDVTKTYEWRIDQLNRLEKFLTENQETFCQALKTDFNKPPFEQLFEITVPLGVIKYFKENLKALMAPEPVEIPIGLEETGNRGLIYKEPFGTTLIIGPFNAPVLLLLDPAIAAIAAGNPVILKPANTTPTVAKLFAELIPKYFEPESVSVVTGGREEITELLKLPFDFIFFTGSSAVGKVVMRAAAENLTPIILELGGQNPTIVDETANLDIAVDRVLWGHMAISGQWCIAPGYVYIHESIADEFVDKLKKATVKMYGEDPSQSPDFARMISEHDTERVASYILPEKVVLGGRFNVKDRYVEPTILYPSTWEDPAMQQEIFGPVFPILIYSDLKETIEIIKRKPKSLAAYIFSKNQENIDYFLNAVSFGGGCVNQTNVHCFIDSLPFGGVGYAGMGKYYGKAGFEALSNRKSILVGNPDLELDVFPPYAGKDIAKNLSIFG from the coding sequence ATGAATACTTACCAATCATTATTTGACAAACAAAAAGAATTTTTTTATACCGATGTTACCAAAACCTATGAGTGGCGAATAGATCAACTCAACAGGTTAGAAAAATTCTTAACCGAAAATCAAGAAACCTTTTGTCAGGCTTTGAAAACTGATTTCAATAAGCCGCCATTCGAGCAATTGTTTGAGATAACCGTTCCCTTGGGAGTAATTAAATACTTTAAAGAAAATCTGAAAGCTCTGATGGCTCCTGAACCAGTGGAGATACCAATAGGATTAGAAGAAACAGGTAACAGAGGTTTAATCTATAAAGAACCATTTGGTACAACATTAATTATAGGTCCGTTTAATGCTCCTGTTTTATTGTTATTAGACCCAGCTATTGCTGCCATTGCTGCTGGAAATCCTGTAATTTTAAAACCCGCGAATACGACCCCTACAGTTGCTAAATTATTTGCTGAGTTAATTCCCAAATATTTTGAACCAGAATCCGTATCTGTAGTAACAGGAGGGAGAGAAGAAATCACAGAACTACTTAAACTTCCTTTCGATTTTATCTTCTTTACTGGTAGCTCAGCTGTTGGAAAAGTCGTGATGCGTGCAGCTGCCGAAAATTTAACGCCTATTATCTTAGAGCTTGGGGGACAAAATCCAACGATCGTAGATGAAACGGCAAATCTAGATATTGCTGTTGACCGTGTTCTATGGGGACATATGGCTATATCTGGTCAGTGGTGTATTGCGCCAGGTTATGTATATATACACGAAAGTATTGCTGATGAATTTGTTGATAAGCTAAAAAAGGCAACAGTCAAAATGTATGGAGAAGATCCAAGTCAAAGTCCAGATTTTGCCAGAATGATAAGTGAACACGATACTGAAAGAGTTGCATCATACATCCTTCCTGAAAAAGTGGTTTTAGGAGGTCGTTTTAATGTTAAAGATAGGTATGTTGAGCCTACTATTTTATACCCGAGTACTTGGGAAGACCCCGCAATGCAGCAGGAAATTTTCGGTCCTGTATTTCCAATTCTAATATACAGTGATCTAAAAGAAACTATAGAAATCATTAAACGCAAGCCCAAATCTTTAGCTGCTTATATTTTTAGTAAAAACCAGGAGAATATTGATTATTTCCTAAATGCCGTTTCTTTTGGTGGAGGGTGTGTCAATCAGACTAACGTACACTGCTTTATAGACAGTCTCCCGTTTGGCGGCGTAGGTTATGCAGGAATGGGTAAATATTATGGAAAAGCAGGTTTCGAAGCACTAAGCAATAGAAAATCTATACTAGTAGGAAACCCTGATCTAGAACTAGATGTATTTCCTCCATATGCAGGTAAAGATATTGCTAAAAATCTAAGTATATTTGGATAA
- a CDS encoding tetratricopeptide repeat protein has protein sequence MKSKKILLAAAVIYFGISDAQQSQYFTQKENYRFNLAENLYQTKIYNASQYEYARQYFYNQNLSRSKKEAAQFFDNVIGVILQKNHAEEGLTAFIKEYPNSAYFAQANLPLADYYLAKKDFDKALETLKNVNQYQLSKEENTQYILKLGYAKFMTGDSKGATDALEEAYKSADESQKGDIAYMLGHLYYSNKQNDKAFQYFDSVKDQPKYAKLVRPYYVQMYYNDKDYDKAISEGNLLLNENISDSYKAEVHKIIGESYFMKNDYTSAYPHLKDYLSVQQSPSENDLYEMGFVAAQLKKYDEAVSYYNQLLNSNSALAQNAYYQLGNAYLAVDKKQEALSAFRSSYQMDYDAKVKKLAHEQYAKLSYDIGNPFESASGVIQSYINENQNADNASEMRSLLVKSYLYSGNYKETLNAIDRLQSSTPEIDKVDQEVSYLLGTEEFNKGNYDEAEKYFLRSLAFNINKEFNSRALYWLAQTYYQKGNYPSAIARYEKLLTATFPEKQQLPYDLGYAYFKSKKFDQAQTYFKQYLTNPKPEFKNDAELRLADIHYANNELNDAIAIYDKNEDATDYTLYQKGMALGFKGDTQAKITSLKSLLSKYPTSEYYDDSQYEIGTAYAAQDDFANSNDYFAKVIKTSSDKDLIANASIYRAQNYIDQNQNDKAIAELKTLGDQYKNTAYAQKIVQAAKPIFTKSGDVAGYESFAKNIGVNVDASEIDEINLSTGKQYFTKKDYKNAISYYEKYLTQNPTGDGLYQAKYELGESYYQTNNSTKALLVLQEVANVQNDYQDDAQTRLAQIYVAQGNTAEAKKYLENIKNSSDINIKNYANVELMKMYAEEKDFSQAEKLANDVIANTKNSAAVIETAKVIKARSLMNSSKDKDAQTAYASLEKSSNTEVAAEALYAKAFYQNKGKAFKSSNETIFKLANNYSSEEYWGAKALVIMAKNYIGLKDNYQASYTCDQIIANYKDFPEIVAEAKEVKKQIKK, from the coding sequence ATGAAATCAAAAAAAATACTTTTAGCGGCTGCTGTGATCTATTTCGGAATTTCCGATGCTCAACAGTCCCAATACTTTACCCAGAAAGAAAATTATAGATTCAATCTAGCCGAAAATCTTTACCAGACCAAAATATACAACGCTTCTCAATACGAATATGCCAGACAGTATTTTTATAATCAAAATCTGTCCAGGTCTAAGAAAGAAGCTGCACAGTTTTTTGATAATGTGATCGGAGTGATCCTTCAGAAGAATCATGCTGAAGAAGGTTTAACTGCTTTTATTAAAGAATATCCGAATTCTGCTTATTTTGCTCAGGCTAATCTACCACTAGCGGATTATTATTTGGCTAAAAAAGATTTTGATAAGGCGTTAGAGACCTTAAAAAATGTGAATCAGTATCAGCTTTCAAAGGAGGAAAATACACAATATATTCTGAAACTAGGGTACGCAAAATTTATGACAGGAGACTCTAAAGGAGCGACTGATGCCCTGGAGGAAGCTTACAAATCTGCGGATGAATCTCAAAAAGGAGATATTGCTTACATGCTTGGGCACTTATATTATTCTAATAAACAGAATGATAAAGCATTTCAGTATTTTGATTCTGTAAAAGATCAGCCTAAATATGCTAAACTTGTTCGCCCGTATTATGTTCAGATGTATTACAATGATAAGGACTATGATAAAGCGATCTCTGAAGGAAATCTGTTATTGAACGAAAATATTTCCGATTCTTATAAAGCGGAAGTTCATAAGATCATTGGAGAAAGTTATTTCATGAAGAATGATTATACTTCAGCGTATCCGCACTTAAAAGATTATCTGAGTGTTCAGCAGAGTCCTTCTGAAAATGACTTGTATGAAATGGGATTTGTAGCTGCACAATTGAAAAAATACGATGAAGCCGTTTCTTATTACAATCAGCTCTTAAACAGCAATTCTGCATTGGCTCAAAATGCTTATTACCAATTAGGGAATGCTTATCTGGCAGTTGATAAAAAACAGGAAGCTCTTTCAGCATTCCGTTCTTCTTATCAGATGGATTATGATGCGAAGGTGAAAAAGCTCGCTCATGAACAGTATGCAAAATTAAGCTACGATATCGGAAACCCTTTTGAAAGTGCATCAGGGGTTATTCAAAGCTATATCAATGAAAATCAGAATGCAGACAATGCTTCAGAGATGAGGTCTCTCTTGGTGAAATCTTATTTGTACTCAGGAAATTATAAAGAAACACTCAATGCGATCGACAGATTGCAAAGCTCCACTCCTGAAATTGACAAAGTAGATCAGGAAGTTTCTTATTTACTGGGAACTGAAGAGTTCAACAAAGGAAATTATGATGAAGCTGAGAAGTATTTTTTAAGAAGTTTAGCTTTCAACATCAATAAAGAATTTAATAGCAGAGCTTTATACTGGCTGGCTCAGACGTATTACCAGAAAGGAAATTATCCTTCTGCAATTGCCCGTTATGAAAAACTTCTTACAGCAACTTTCCCTGAAAAGCAACAGTTGCCTTACGATCTTGGCTATGCTTATTTTAAATCTAAAAAGTTTGATCAGGCACAAACTTATTTCAAACAATATTTAACTAATCCTAAACCGGAATTTAAAAACGATGCAGAACTTCGTTTAGCAGATATTCATTATGCCAATAATGAGCTGAATGATGCAATTGCGATCTATGATAAAAATGAAGATGCTACAGACTATACTTTATATCAAAAAGGAATGGCTTTAGGATTTAAAGGTGATACTCAGGCAAAAATAACCAGTTTAAAATCACTTTTATCTAAGTATCCGACATCTGAGTATTATGATGATTCTCAATATGAAATAGGAACGGCATATGCAGCACAGGATGATTTTGCGAATTCAAATGATTATTTCGCTAAAGTAATTAAAACATCTTCAGATAAAGATTTAATTGCCAATGCATCTATTTACAGAGCTCAGAATTACATTGATCAGAATCAAAATGATAAGGCGATTGCTGAATTAAAAACTCTTGGGGACCAGTATAAGAATACAGCGTATGCTCAGAAAATTGTTCAAGCAGCGAAACCAATTTTCACTAAAAGTGGTGATGTTGCAGGGTACGAAAGCTTTGCTAAAAATATTGGGGTTAATGTAGATGCTTCAGAGATCGATGAGATCAATCTTTCTACGGGAAAACAATATTTCACGAAGAAAGATTACAAGAATGCTATTTCTTATTACGAAAAATATTTAACCCAAAACCCAACAGGAGACGGCCTTTATCAGGCTAAATATGAATTGGGAGAAAGTTATTATCAAACGAACAATTCTACAAAAGCATTATTAGTGTTGCAGGAGGTTGCCAACGTTCAGAATGATTATCAGGATGATGCTCAGACCCGTTTAGCGCAGATTTATGTAGCACAAGGTAATACTGCCGAAGCCAAAAAATATTTAGAGAACATTAAAAACTCTTCTGATATTAATATTAAGAACTATGCTAACGTAGAATTGATGAAGATGTATGCTGAAGAAAAAGATTTCTCACAGGCTGAAAAACTGGCTAATGATGTCATTGCTAATACAAAAAACTCTGCAGCAGTAATTGAAACGGCAAAAGTGATCAAAGCAAGAAGCTTAATGAACTCTTCCAAAGATAAAGATGCTCAGACCGCATATGCTTCTCTTGAAAAGTCTTCCAATACAGAAGTGGCGGCAGAAGCATTATATGCAAAAGCATTCTACCAGAATAAAGGAAAAGCTTTCAAATCTTCCAACGAAACCATCTTCAAATTGGCGAACAATTATTCTTCCGAAGAATATTGGGGAGCTAAAGCTCTGGTAATAATGGCTAAAAATTATATTGGCTTAAAAGATAATTATCAGGCAAGTTATACTTGTGATCAGATCATTGCCAACTACAAGGATTTCCCGGAAATCGTAGCAGAAGCTAAAGAAGTGAAAAAACAGATCAAAAAATAA